In Methanosphaera sp. ISO3-F5, a genomic segment contains:
- the iorA gene encoding indolepyruvate ferredoxin oxidoreductase subunit alpha, translating into MNINELLDSKEGEKRFMLGNEAAVRGVLESGVSLAATYPGTPSSEIGDILFKIAKEANVYFEFSANEKVAIEVATSAASTGLRTFSFMKHVGVNVAADSFMTSAYIGVEGSMLVLVADDPSTFSSQNEQDTRHFARQANIPLFEPSNPQEIKDFIHYAYDISDKFNIPVILRTTTRVSHMRGIVETGSYAKNTKTYGEYKDNGLHVPVPEAARVMHKNLVEKISDIREVSNKSPLNKIIDNGAEIGIIASGGAYNYVADVVRQNNLKVNILKLGFTHPYPEELVRKFLEDNREVLVVEEVDPLNEIETLAIAGKYNINVKIHGKRDNTLPEIFEYTPDIIFEALQKLSSFDDKRKEPNQLSEIALPSRPATLCSGCPHRASYYAAREAINSLNLDLESIHPSDIGCYTLGIAPPYKMANYLMSMGASVGTSCGFSKSTKDQPIISFIGDSTFFHAGIPPLINAVHNKTKFTLVILDNRITAMTGGQTNPGIPIDGMGDEAPEISIEALVKSIGINFVKKVNPLNVKEMINIYKEALAYDGVSVIIAKYPCNLINKQAIRERKYKIKVDQDKCVHCNICVNNLACPSINEIDGKITIDQVCNKCGVCTEVCPTNAIHKEE; encoded by the coding sequence ATGAATATAAATGAACTATTAGACTCAAAAGAAGGAGAAAAGCGGTTCATGCTAGGAAATGAGGCCGCCGTAAGAGGAGTCTTAGAATCAGGAGTTTCATTAGCAGCAACATATCCAGGAACTCCATCATCAGAAATAGGTGATATTCTATTTAAAATAGCAAAAGAAGCTAATGTATACTTTGAATTCTCAGCAAACGAAAAAGTAGCAATAGAAGTAGCAACATCCGCAGCAAGTACCGGTCTGAGAACTTTTTCATTCATGAAACACGTAGGAGTAAATGTTGCAGCAGACTCATTCATGACCTCAGCATACATTGGAGTAGAAGGAAGCATGCTTGTATTAGTAGCAGATGATCCATCAACATTCTCCTCACAAAATGAACAAGATACAAGACACTTTGCAAGACAAGCAAACATACCATTATTTGAACCATCAAATCCACAGGAAATAAAAGACTTCATACACTATGCTTATGATATCTCAGACAAATTCAACATACCAGTAATCCTCAGAACAACAACAAGAGTATCTCATATGAGAGGTATAGTAGAAACAGGCAGTTATGCTAAAAACACAAAAACATACGGTGAATATAAGGATAATGGATTACACGTACCAGTACCAGAAGCAGCACGAGTAATGCATAAAAACCTTGTAGAAAAAATAAGTGACATAAGAGAAGTCTCAAATAAAAGCCCATTAAATAAAATAATAGATAATGGCGCAGAAATAGGTATAATAGCATCTGGTGGAGCATATAATTATGTTGCAGATGTAGTAAGACAAAACAATCTCAAAGTCAACATATTAAAACTAGGATTCACACACCCTTACCCAGAAGAATTAGTTCGTAAATTCCTCGAAGACAACAGAGAAGTACTAGTCGTAGAAGAAGTAGATCCACTTAATGAGATTGAAACATTAGCAATAGCAGGAAAATATAACATAAATGTAAAAATACATGGAAAACGAGACAATACTTTACCAGAAATATTCGAATACACTCCTGACATTATATTTGAAGCATTACAAAAATTATCATCCTTCGATGATAAACGTAAAGAACCAAATCAATTATCCGAAATAGCACTACCTTCAAGACCAGCAACATTATGTTCCGGCTGTCCACACAGAGCATCATATTATGCAGCAAGAGAAGCAATAAACAGTTTAAACCTTGACCTAGAAAGTATACATCCATCCGACATAGGCTGTTACACACTAGGAATAGCACCACCATATAAAATGGCAAACTATCTCATGTCAATGGGAGCAAGTGTTGGAACAAGTTGTGGATTCAGTAAATCAACCAAGGATCAACCAATAATTAGTTTCATAGGCGATTCAACATTCTTCCATGCAGGAATACCACCACTTATTAATGCAGTACATAACAAAACAAAATTTACACTAGTCATTTTAGACAATAGGATCACAGCAATGACAGGTGGACAAACAAACCCTGGAATACCAATAGATGGAATGGGTGATGAAGCACCAGAAATATCTATAGAAGCACTGGTAAAATCCATAGGAATAAACTTTGTAAAGAAAGTTAATCCATTAAATGTTAAAGAAATGATAAACATTTACAAAGAAGCATTAGCTTACGATGGAGTATCAGTAATTATAGCAAAATATCCATGTAACTTAATAAACAAACAAGCAATACGTGAAAGAAAATATAAAATAAAAGTTGATCAAGATAAATGTGTACATTGTAACATTTGTGTAAACAATTTAGCATGTCCAAGCATAAATGAAATTGATGGAAAAATTACTATAGATCAAGTATGTAATAAGTGTGGAGTCTGTACAGAAGTATGTCCAACTAATGCAATTCATAAAGAGGAGTAG
- the mtaA gene encoding methylcobamide:CoM methyltransferase MtaA, with the protein MELNYKKNLENVLNGKEVDITPVITVTQSGILDAMKLTGTSWPKAHEDPEQMATLGASLHELAGLEDAKIPFCLAVEAESMGCTVDLGSGGRTPEVVKSPFDDPREIEIPDNFETSGRIPVICEAVEILHERYDNLPVCVGITGPFTVAGHMIGVEEILKMINLDYYGVEAAVDVATEAVIAYIKVLNEVKPDIICVADPTSSGDLLSPLDFQQISRPPLEDIQEAMKSQNVLHICGHTGNMLKDMLSSGYNGISIEEAVDMRYAQEVKESLGNKCQVCGNISTSKTLYRGTPEEVRTEVLQALEKGVDVVAPSCGIAAASPLKNIQAMVNARNEFFGIE; encoded by the coding sequence ATGGAACTCAACTACAAAAAAAATCTGGAAAATGTTCTTAACGGTAAAGAAGTAGATATCACACCAGTGATAACCGTTACACAATCCGGAATTCTAGATGCAATGAAACTTACCGGTACATCCTGGCCAAAAGCACACGAAGACCCTGAACAAATGGCAACATTAGGTGCATCATTACATGAACTAGCAGGTCTAGAAGATGCTAAAATACCATTCTGTCTTGCAGTAGAAGCAGAATCCATGGGATGTACAGTTGATCTAGGAAGTGGTGGACGAACACCGGAAGTAGTTAAATCACCATTTGATGATCCTAGAGAAATAGAAATCCCTGATAATTTTGAAACTTCTGGAAGAATACCAGTAATATGTGAAGCAGTGGAAATACTACATGAAAGATATGATAACCTACCAGTATGTGTAGGAATAACTGGACCATTCACAGTAGCAGGACATATGATAGGAGTAGAAGAAATATTAAAAATGATAAATCTTGACTACTATGGAGTAGAAGCAGCTGTTGATGTTGCAACAGAAGCAGTTATTGCATACATAAAGGTATTGAATGAAGTTAAACCAGATATCATATGCGTAGCAGATCCTACAAGTAGTGGAGACTTATTAAGTCCACTTGATTTCCAACAGATCTCAAGACCCCCATTAGAAGATATTCAAGAAGCAATGAAATCACAAAATGTATTACATATATGTGGACACACTGGAAATATGTTAAAAGACATGTTATCCAGTGGGTATAATGGAATTAGTATAGAAGAAGCAGTAGATATGAGATATGCTCAGGAAGTAAAAGAAAGTCTTGGAAATAAATGTCAAGTATGTGGAAATATATCTACTAGTAAAACATTATATAGGGGAACACCTGAAGAGGTAAGAACAGAAGTACTTCAAGCACTAGAGAAAGGTGTGGATGTAGTTGCACCAAGTTGTGGTATAGCTGCAGCCAGTCCGTTAAAGAATATTCAAGCAATGGTTAATGCGAGAAATGAATTTTTTGGTATTGAATAA
- a CDS encoding type II CAAX prenyl endopeptidase Rce1 family protein codes for MNNNDFFDFEDKKYDFPFYNQENKQSQNGIKILLLSTIIFIFLITGPIKLPNGQEQILLFIVTLIMLLLFTQGNIGTFFRLPEKKDIRLIIICYILFEVYYIALLSFFSLIHFQTTSGVNNDLNTWILLINILQIIAEEIFKALMFLLVLKIIYSKGFSRKKSIIISTIIVLLIFGVLHYNSYPNIIQIVFMQGLGGFAELYPYIKTKNLTLSVLVHICINFASWIPFMLR; via the coding sequence ATGAACAATAATGACTTTTTTGACTTTGAAGACAAAAAATATGATTTTCCATTTTATAATCAAGAAAATAAACAGTCACAGAATGGAATAAAAATACTGTTACTGAGTACAATAATATTCATATTTCTAATAACGGGACCAATAAAACTGCCTAATGGTCAAGAACAAATACTGTTATTTATTGTAACACTGATTATGCTATTATTATTCACACAGGGTAACATTGGAACTTTTTTCAGATTACCCGAAAAGAAGGATATACGTTTAATCATAATATGTTACATATTGTTTGAAGTATATTACATAGCACTATTATCATTTTTTAGCTTAATACATTTTCAGACAACATCCGGCGTAAACAATGACTTGAACACATGGATATTACTAATAAATATTCTACAAATAATAGCAGAAGAAATATTTAAAGCATTAATGTTTTTACTTGTACTAAAAATCATATACAGTAAAGGTTTTAGTCGAAAAAAGTCAATAATAATATCTACAATAATCGTACTACTAATATTCGGAGTATTGCATTATAATAGTTATCCAAACATAATACAAATAGTATTCATGCAGGGATTAGGAGGCTTCGCGGAACTATATCCATACATAAAGACAAAAAATTTAACATTATCCGTACTAGTCCATATATGTATAAACTTTGCTTCATGGATTCCATTCATGCTAAGATAA
- a CDS encoding phenylacetate--CoA ligase — MFWDEKIECMSKEDMEELQLKRLQDVVKTAFNEVPYYHKRYTEEEVYPEDIETLADIEKLPFTTKTDLRASYPFGLFAVPQKDIIEIHTSSGTTGKPTVSGYTREDLDIWGEIIARGLTMMGVDENDIIQNTHGYGLFTGGFGVHYGGQKIGATVVPISTGQTLRQIELLKDFKTTMLIFTPSYGLHIAEELKNMGTDPKDLNLKVIGFGSESWTDEMRKQIEDKFQTPAYNIYGLTEVMGPGVAMECEVQNGLHLNEDHFYPEIIDPKTMKQLPENTPGELVLTTLTRVGMPLIRFRTRDITKIHHEKCGCGRTLVKMDKISGRTDDMLKIKGVSVFPSQIEKALLSIEGVEPHYQIILTRPGVLDQIEVKVEASPEIFFDNVKELVGIKDKLAHAIHDEIGLRVNVTLVEPKTIDRVESGKAVRVIDNRNK; from the coding sequence ATGTTTTGGGATGAAAAAATAGAATGCATGTCAAAAGAAGACATGGAAGAACTACAGCTAAAAAGATTACAAGATGTTGTTAAAACAGCATTTAACGAAGTACCATACTATCATAAACGTTACACCGAAGAAGAAGTATACCCCGAAGACATAGAAACACTAGCAGACATAGAAAAACTACCATTCACAACAAAAACAGACCTAAGAGCATCATATCCATTCGGATTATTTGCAGTACCACAAAAAGACATAATTGAAATACACACATCCAGTGGAACAACAGGAAAACCAACAGTATCAGGATACACACGTGAAGACCTAGACATATGGGGAGAAATCATAGCACGTGGATTAACTATGATGGGCGTAGATGAAAACGACATAATCCAAAACACTCACGGATACGGATTATTTACCGGAGGATTTGGTGTACATTACGGTGGTCAAAAAATAGGAGCTACAGTAGTACCTATATCTACAGGTCAAACACTTAGACAAATTGAGTTACTTAAAGATTTTAAAACAACAATGTTAATTTTCACACCATCATACGGTTTACACATAGCAGAAGAATTAAAAAATATGGGAACAGACCCTAAAGACTTAAATCTTAAAGTAATAGGATTTGGATCAGAAAGCTGGACCGATGAAATGAGAAAACAGATAGAAGACAAATTCCAAACACCAGCATACAACATTTATGGACTTACAGAAGTCATGGGCCCAGGAGTAGCAATGGAATGTGAAGTACAAAACGGCTTACACTTAAATGAAGACCATTTCTATCCAGAAATCATCGACCCAAAAACAATGAAACAATTACCAGAAAACACACCTGGAGAATTAGTACTGACAACCCTAACAAGAGTAGGTATGCCCCTTATAAGATTCAGAACAAGAGACATAACAAAAATTCACCATGAAAAATGTGGCTGTGGAAGAACACTGGTAAAAATGGATAAAATAAGCGGAAGAACCGACGATATGCTTAAAATTAAAGGAGTTAGTGTGTTCCCATCACAAATTGAAAAAGCATTACTATCAATTGAAGGTGTAGAACCTCATTACCAGATAATATTAACCAGACCAGGTGTATTAGACCAAATAGAAGTTAAAGTTGAAGCATCACCAGAAATATTCTTTGACAATGTAAAAGAATTAGTAGGAATTAAGGACAAATTGGCTCATGCAATACACGATGAAATAGGTTTAAGAGTAAATGTAACACTAGTAGAACCAAAAACTATTGATCGTGTAGAAAGTGGTAAAGCAGTTAGAGTAATTGATAATAGAAACAAATAA
- a CDS encoding histone family protein, translated as MFMAELPIAPVKRILKSAGAERISDAAAIALADALEDYAEEVAIQANKLAKHAGRKTVTADDVKLAL; from the coding sequence ATTTTCATGGCTGAATTACCAATCGCACCAGTTAAAAGAATCTTAAAAAGTGCTGGAGCAGAAAGAATCAGTGATGCAGCAGCAATTGCACTTGCAGATGCTCTTGAAGATTACGCAGAAGAAGTAGCAATCCAAGCAAACAAACTTGCAAAACACGCAGGAAGAAAAACTGTTACCGCTGATGATGTTAAATTAGCATTATAA
- a CDS encoding zinc-ribbon domain-containing protein, translating into MSTEYNIKFCPNCGTKTIPNAKFCIECGYELASLYKQNSPNNNENNNNKNINNDSNIPSPENHINNLETSQDNQKNEPENSLQNNLEKTEQNTIDTIETGKPVYELKITIPHQPENKDNEEVHQEKSNNQNFDIIRPATNNKPKINQNKKNTQPIKKDFNVLKTQKQKPANNNQTQTTPKQEGLPCPSCGNNMQISQKTGLLSGGTYHTCNNCLITFKANNENLVLTDEPEFTRFKSKLHLKRYTHKQWKEILSGNYTTDEVNKITKWKFEGQTNIPCPACSHELNKYKTGGFVTHYLVCKYCNLILEEHKNEKYTLYNSTETHSPLWKHEKNPLSIQELQGLFGHESPDEKKQRQLTVQAHEQLVKKQEKEKQQQKEDMELFAESIMTGKPMLPPPTDTTIVLKNKENPVYKVENVSLLEPRSVRTSSGGYGGTSVRITKGVTLHSGRTASKSESHDEIKLIDTGDLLITNQRIIFLGSNRTTNIDIKKIIAITSEENRIQIQRSNKQKPEYFTNVKSSEQVTINGRTYSVDIDGEMLRKLVLGLI; encoded by the coding sequence ATGTCAACAGAATACAATATAAAATTTTGTCCAAATTGCGGAACAAAAACAATACCAAACGCAAAATTCTGCATAGAATGTGGTTATGAACTAGCATCATTATACAAACAAAATTCTCCTAATAATAATGAAAATAATAACAATAAAAACATAAATAACGATTCCAACATACCCTCACCAGAAAATCATATAAACAATCTAGAAACTTCTCAAGATAATCAAAAAAATGAACCAGAAAATTCACTACAAAATAATCTAGAAAAAACTGAACAAAATACAATTGATACAATTGAAACAGGCAAACCAGTATATGAATTAAAAATAACAATACCTCACCAGCCAGAAAATAAAGATAATGAAGAAGTTCATCAAGAAAAATCAAATAATCAAAACTTTGACATAATAAGACCAGCAACAAACAATAAACCAAAAATCAATCAAAACAAAAAGAACACACAACCTATAAAAAAAGACTTTAATGTGCTTAAAACACAAAAACAAAAACCAGCAAACAACAATCAAACACAAACAACACCAAAACAAGAAGGACTACCCTGCCCATCATGTGGAAACAACATGCAAATATCACAAAAAACAGGATTACTATCAGGAGGAACATACCACACATGTAACAATTGTTTAATAACATTCAAAGCCAATAATGAAAATCTAGTACTAACCGATGAACCAGAATTCACAAGATTCAAAAGTAAACTACACCTAAAAAGATACACCCACAAACAGTGGAAAGAAATACTATCCGGAAATTACACTACCGATGAAGTAAACAAAATAACAAAATGGAAATTTGAAGGACAAACAAACATACCATGCCCAGCATGTAGCCATGAACTAAACAAATACAAAACAGGAGGATTTGTAACTCATTATCTAGTATGTAAATATTGTAATCTAATACTAGAAGAACATAAAAATGAAAAATACACATTATACAATTCTACAGAAACTCATTCCCCACTATGGAAACATGAAAAAAATCCATTATCAATACAAGAATTACAAGGACTATTCGGCCACGAATCACCTGATGAGAAGAAACAAAGACAACTAACAGTTCAAGCTCATGAACAACTAGTAAAAAAACAAGAAAAAGAAAAACAACAACAAAAAGAAGACATGGAATTATTCGCCGAAAGTATAATGACAGGAAAACCAATGTTGCCTCCACCTACTGATACAACAATAGTACTGAAAAATAAGGAAAACCCCGTATATAAAGTAGAAAATGTATCATTACTAGAACCAAGATCAGTTAGAACAAGTAGTGGAGGTTATGGCGGAACATCTGTACGAATAACAAAAGGTGTTACATTACATTCAGGACGCACAGCATCAAAAAGTGAATCCCATGATGAAATCAAACTAATAGATACTGGAGATTTACTAATAACAAACCAGCGAATAATCTTCCTCGGATCTAATAGGACAACAAATATAGATATTAAAAAGATTATTGCAATTACCTCTGAAGAAAATAGGATACAAATTCAAAGATCCAATAAACAAAAACCAGAATATTTCACAAATGTCAAATCCTCCGAACAAGTAACAATAAACGGAAGGACATATTCTGTTGATATTGATGGTGAAATGCTAAGAAAACTAGTTTTAGGATTAATATAA
- a CDS encoding acetolactate synthase, whose translation MVEEYIDQLSIFLENKEGRLLNTLDIIEELNINIRALSIADTSEFGILRLIVTEPLKVKEKLEEKDFIVKITKVLAVSISDEPGGLNKILRILDKNDINLEYLYAFVEQKTYNAIVILKLENMDEGYKVLKEEGSQLITSEEIYSI comes from the coding sequence ATGGTAGAAGAATATATTGACCAGTTATCAATATTTTTAGAAAATAAAGAGGGAAGATTATTAAATACATTAGACATTATCGAAGAGTTAAATATTAACATCAGAGCATTATCTATTGCTGATACTTCAGAATTTGGTATACTTCGTTTAATCGTAACAGAGCCTTTGAAAGTTAAAGAAAAACTAGAAGAAAAAGATTTCATAGTAAAAATTACAAAAGTTTTAGCAGTATCCATAAGTGATGAACCAGGAGGACTTAATAAAATTTTAAGAATCCTTGATAAAAACGATATTAACTTAGAATATTTATATGCTTTTGTTGAACAAAAAACATATAATGCAATTGTTATCCTAAAATTAGAAAATATGGATGAAGGTTATAAAGTTTTAAAAGAGGAAGGTTCACAATTAATCACTTCAGAAGAGATTTATTCAATATAA
- the tfrB gene encoding fumarate reductase (CoM/CoB) subunit TfrB — protein sequence MITINVKRYDPVKKESYMESYEIEEIDKMKVLDALEEINKKYDANIAYRYSCRAGQCGSCAIQVNGKSKLACKAEINDNDILEPLNLPVIKDLIVDRTELNNEVKSLNMYMTSEDCDIPRTKPELIKPQDYEACDQLRGCIDCYSCISACPVIKKTGSYVGPYFMRGFSNIEFDPREDESLSERAIESGIYYCTSCGECSNTCPREINIYGKAIEKLRERIFEENEGPLPEHKFIHESVLTTGKSVQPKEDSDYPEGFIKKYNKMHGSTKNGKIAFFTGCMIDNRLPWIAEYLINVLEKLGYEVDVPEEQVCCGSPLLRTGQTDIVQELVDKNYEIFKDYDTVLTVCAGCGATLKNNYPEYGVKLNVLNISEFLDGKLNPEDMNDVNLKVTYHDPCHLARSQGITEEPRNILNNIKGVEFIEMDRPDQCCGAGGGVKSGLPEIAEALADEKVDMIDKLNVDHVVTICPFCEFNINDSLQKKNSKTSVINILELLNKAYE from the coding sequence ATGATTACAATTAATGTTAAAAGATATGATCCAGTTAAAAAGGAAAGTTACATGGAATCTTATGAAATTGAAGAAATAGATAAGATGAAAGTATTGGATGCTCTCGAAGAAATTAATAAGAAGTATGATGCCAACATAGCATATCGGTATTCTTGTAGGGCAGGACAATGTGGATCATGTGCAATACAAGTTAATGGAAAATCTAAACTTGCATGTAAAGCAGAAATTAATGATAATGATATTTTAGAACCATTAAACCTTCCAGTAATTAAAGACTTAATAGTGGATAGAACTGAATTGAATAATGAAGTGAAAAGTTTAAACATGTATATGACTTCTGAAGATTGTGACATTCCTAGAACAAAACCAGAACTTATCAAACCACAAGATTATGAAGCATGTGACCAATTAAGAGGTTGTATAGATTGTTATTCATGTATATCAGCATGTCCGGTTATTAAGAAAACAGGGTCATATGTAGGACCATACTTTATGCGAGGATTTTCTAACATAGAATTTGATCCTAGAGAGGATGAATCATTATCCGAAAGAGCAATAGAATCAGGTATTTATTATTGTACATCATGTGGAGAATGTTCCAATACCTGTCCTAGAGAAATTAACATTTATGGTAAAGCAATAGAAAAGTTAAGAGAAAGAATATTTGAAGAAAACGAAGGACCATTACCAGAACATAAATTCATACATGAGTCAGTATTAACTACCGGCAAATCAGTACAACCAAAAGAAGATAGTGATTATCCTGAAGGTTTTATTAAAAAATATAACAAAATGCATGGCAGTACTAAAAATGGGAAAATTGCATTTTTCACTGGCTGTATGATTGATAATAGGCTTCCTTGGATTGCAGAATACCTTATTAATGTACTTGAAAAACTTGGATATGAAGTTGATGTACCAGAAGAACAGGTATGCTGTGGTTCACCTTTACTAAGAACTGGGCAAACAGATATTGTGCAGGAATTAGTTGATAAGAACTATGAAATATTCAAGGATTATGATACAGTTTTAACTGTGTGTGCTGGTTGTGGGGCAACACTAAAAAATAATTATCCGGAATATGGAGTAAAACTTAATGTCCTGAATATAAGTGAATTCCTTGATGGAAAACTTAATCCTGAAGATATGAATGATGTTAATCTGAAAGTCACTTACCATGACCCTTGTCACCTTGCAAGAAGCCAAGGAATAACAGAAGAACCTAGAAATATTCTTAATAATATTAAAGGAGTAGAATTTATTGAAATGGATAGACCTGATCAATGTTGTGGTGCTGGTGGTGGAGTAAAAAGTGGATTACCGGAAATTGCCGAAGCATTGGCAGATGAAAAAGTAGATATGATAGACAAGTTAAACGTTGATCATGTTGTAACCATATGTCCATTCTGTGAATTCAATATTAACGATTCTCTACAAAAGAAAAATTCAAAAACAAGTGTGATAAACATATTAGAATTGCTTAATAAAGCATATGAATAA
- a CDS encoding indolepyruvate oxidoreductase subunit beta, producing MVYNIYICGIGGQGIIKTSIVIGETAIHKEMNVVMSEIHGMSQRGGVVSTELKIGEDQSPIIQEGGADLILSFEPVEALRALHKSNKDSIIVTNTSPVLPSTINQQDVDYPEVDTIIKELEEKVAKVYAIDANKIALDAGHPLSMNMAMLGAATAISTFPLEKEDVISIMKDNLPPKSIEINLKAFEAGYNSCL from the coding sequence ATGGTATATAATATTTATATATGTGGAATAGGTGGACAGGGAATTATTAAAACTTCCATCGTAATAGGAGAAACAGCAATTCATAAAGAAATGAATGTTGTGATGAGTGAGATACATGGTATGAGTCAACGTGGTGGAGTTGTATCAACAGAACTAAAAATAGGTGAAGATCAAAGTCCTATAATACAAGAAGGTGGCGCAGACCTCATATTATCTTTTGAACCTGTAGAAGCACTTAGAGCATTACATAAATCTAATAAAGATTCAATTATTGTAACTAATACTTCACCAGTACTGCCATCAACAATCAACCAACAAGATGTTGATTACCCTGAAGTAGATACTATAATTAAAGAATTAGAAGAAAAAGTAGCAAAGGTTTATGCTATTGATGCAAATAAAATAGCTCTTGATGCAGGACATCCATTATCCATGAATATGGCAATGTTGGGTGCTGCTACTGCTATAAGTACTTTTCCATTAGAAAAAGAAGATGTCATATCTATAATGAAAGATAATCTTCCACCAAAATCTATTGAAATAAACTTAAAAGCATTTGAAGCAGGATACAATTCCTGTTTATAA
- a CDS encoding MATE family efflux transporter: MSQKENKEIDLILNHPKKAINKLAIPIIISNLFMMLNNIIDGIWVAGLGPGPLAAVGFVTPLFLALVGFANGLGAGSNSLIARFIGAKDHKNAENSAIHSIMLSIIVTIISTILIMIILRQLLLFMGAEQVINLSLQYGYIIIGGSFSVFIPAMISAIFRSEGEVKRASRPLMLTAIINMILDPIFIYVLNGGVAGAALATVLAGTISLIPMIYWMLVKKDSFLKINLKDYKRNFTIYKDILVVGIPASLEQFIISFVSILMNYWLTILSGTVAVAAYTATWRLVSIGISPLIGIGVAALTVGGAAYGAKNFKNMKIALNYGTKLGLISSLIICAFFFICAEPLSFIFSYSADAAVMSARIVECLRILCFFILLMPLGVLAGNIFQSMGKGTYSLLITILRSFILEIVFAALFAFVLGMADVGIYLGLVVGMSLGSIVGYLYLNYYLNKTRSYYN; encoded by the coding sequence ATGTCACAAAAAGAAAATAAGGAAATAGATTTAATATTAAATCATCCTAAAAAAGCTATAAACAAATTAGCAATACCCATTATAATAAGTAACTTATTCATGATGTTAAACAATATTATTGATGGAATATGGGTAGCAGGACTAGGACCAGGACCCCTAGCAGCAGTAGGGTTCGTAACACCCCTATTTCTTGCATTAGTAGGTTTTGCAAACGGACTTGGTGCCGGATCAAATAGTTTAATAGCACGTTTCATCGGAGCAAAAGACCATAAAAATGCAGAAAACAGTGCTATACATTCCATAATGCTAAGTATAATAGTAACAATAATATCCACAATACTAATCATGATAATATTAAGACAATTACTCCTATTTATGGGTGCAGAACAAGTAATCAATCTATCATTACAATATGGATATATAATTATAGGAGGATCATTCTCAGTATTCATACCAGCAATGATATCAGCAATATTCCGATCAGAAGGAGAAGTAAAAAGAGCATCACGACCATTAATGCTAACAGCAATAATAAACATGATACTAGACCCAATATTCATATATGTACTAAATGGTGGAGTAGCAGGAGCCGCACTAGCCACAGTACTAGCTGGAACAATATCACTAATACCAATGATATACTGGATGTTAGTAAAAAAGGACAGTTTCCTAAAAATTAACTTAAAAGATTATAAACGAAACTTTACAATATACAAAGACATACTGGTAGTGGGAATACCAGCAAGCCTAGAACAATTCATAATATCATTCGTATCTATACTCATGAACTACTGGCTAACAATACTCTCCGGAACAGTAGCAGTAGCCGCATACACAGCAACATGGAGGCTCGTATCAATAGGTATTTCACCACTAATAGGTATAGGAGTGGCAGCATTAACAGTAGGAGGAGCTGCATATGGTGCAAAAAACTTTAAAAATATGAAAATAGCCTTAAATTATGGAACCAAATTAGGGTTAATCTCATCATTAATAATATGTGCATTCTTCTTCATATGTGCCGAACCATTATCATTCATATTCTCCTATTCAGCAGATGCTGCAGTAATGTCAGCAAGAATAGTGGAATGTCTCAGAATATTATGTTTCTTCATATTACTAATGCCATTAGGAGTACTTGCAGGAAACATCTTTCAATCAATGGGTAAAGGAACTTACTCACTCTTAATCACAATACTCAGATCATTTATACTTGAAATAGTATTCGCAGCATTATTTGCATTCGTATTAGGAATGGCCGATGTAGGAATATATCTCGGATTAGTTGTAGGTATGTCTTTAGGATCAATAGTAGGATACTTGTACCTTAACTATTACTTAAACAAAACAAGAAGTTATTATAACTAA